From Scleropages formosus chromosome 9, fSclFor1.1, whole genome shotgun sequence, one genomic window encodes:
- the dph5 gene encoding diphthine methyl ester synthase: MLYLIGLGLGDVKDITVKGLEVVKKCTRVYLEAYTSILTVGKQALEEYYGRELILADREMVEQEADEILRGADITDVAFLVVGDPFGATTHSDLVLRAVNAGIQYRVIHNASVMNAVGCCGLQLYNFGETVSIVFWTDTWRPESFYDKIKRNREMGMHTLCLLDIKVKEQSMENLMRGRKIYEPPRYMSVNQAAEQLLEIVKNRREREEELAISEDTVCVGLARIGAEDQAIIAGTLQHLACCDLGGPLHSLIITGHLHPLEVDMLRLFATQPDSLQSLTTTDSSTYTS; encoded by the exons ATGCTGTATTTGATCGGTCTCGGTCTGGGGGACGTTAAAGACATCACTGTAAAGGGACTGGAAGTTGTTAAAAAATGCACTCGTGTCTACCTGGAAGCGTACACGTCCATCCTGACTGTCGGAAAGCAGGCTTTG GAGGAGTACTATGGACGGGAACTGATACTTGCGGACAGAGAAATGGTAGAACAGGAAGCTGATGAGATCCTGAGAGGGGCAGATATCACTGACGTGGCGTTCCTGGTGGTCGGGGACCCATTTGG GGCCACCACCCACAGTGACCTGGTCCTGAGAGCAGTGAATGCTGGGATTCAATACAGGGTCATCCACAACGCCTCCGTCATGAATGCAGTCGGATGCTGTGGGCTTCAG CTGTACAACTTTGGAGAGACTGTGTCCATAGTGTTCTGGACCGACACCTGGAGACCGGAGAGCTTTTATGACAAAATCAAGAGGAATCGAGAAATGGGGATGCACACTCTGTGTTTGCTAG ATATCAAAGTCAAAGAGCAGTCGATGGAGAATTTAATGAG ggGCCGCAAGATCTACGAGCCGCCCAGGTATATGAGTGTGAACcaggcagcagagcagctgctggAAATCGTGAAGAACCGGCGGGAGCGAGAGGAGGAGCTCG CCATTAGTGAGGACACGGTGTGCGTGGGGCTGGCCAGAATCGGCGCCGAAGACCAAGCCATCATAGCAGGGACACTGCAGCATTTGGCCTGCTGTGACCTTGGAGGACCTCTGCACTCCCTCATCATCACGGGACATCTCCACCCACTGGAGGTAGACATGCTCCGCCTGTTCGCCACCCAACCCGACTCCCTACAGAGTCTGACGACGACGGACAGCTCTACGTACACGTCCTGA